The following proteins come from a genomic window of Acinetobacter sp. SAAs474:
- the mnmC gene encoding FAD-dependent 5-carboxymethylaminomethyl-2-thiouridine(34) oxidoreductase MnmC, producing MSDIIQTADLDWQIVDGIEVPISKQFGDVYFSKDNGLLETRHVFLNGNDLTYRLANLEPFQYFTVGETGFGTGLNILALWQLWQQVRPENQSHLHVVSVEKFPLTQQDLQRALHAWPELHTFAQQLLQYYPQPLAGCHRLNFPQERFSLDLWFGDAHDVFPMMEKTHPINAWFLDGFAPSCNPDLWEEHILSNIVRLSDYGTTYASFSVAGVLKRGLQQHGINISRPRGFGHKREMLKAIWQAPDAVPSSYKEKSCDKKFNSQRQIAIIGAGIAGLSCAWALAQRGHEVVIYDKQEPLAGASGNPLALLNPKLCPATQCAEHLMTLAWQYAIPYYRQFNAFRKIDISQLALKNAEDLLCLAEQYPQSLLQRQTAEQSTLTTAYHSLKLTDAGVISPHQFAQQVLQHRQITYQHAEIKSIKQKQRVEVCTTQEQHIEYDQVIICAARHSVQLSQYYPVLKPIRGQVSWLNHSHQSLDQAYSYGGYCMQLNPEQLILGASFYPHRDDEAVLLEDHQHNFALLHSVFPQYANTLAPPETWQGRASIRTQTPDYFPLLGQLQADEEIYTFTGLGSKGFLFAPLCSEVLMALMLGEVCPIPRSLLQKLAATRFQKKIKAKKPYYQPPITT from the coding sequence TTGTCTGACATCATTCAAACTGCTGATTTAGATTGGCAAATTGTCGATGGCATCGAAGTGCCAATTTCCAAACAATTTGGCGATGTTTATTTCTCCAAAGATAATGGCCTATTAGAAACACGTCATGTGTTTTTAAATGGCAATGATTTAACATATCGTTTGGCAAATTTAGAACCTTTTCAATATTTTACTGTAGGTGAAACAGGTTTTGGTACCGGTTTAAATATTTTAGCATTATGGCAATTATGGCAACAGGTTCGTCCTGAAAATCAGAGTCACCTCCATGTGGTTTCAGTTGAAAAATTTCCACTGACTCAACAGGATTTACAACGTGCTCTGCATGCATGGCCAGAATTACATACTTTCGCACAACAATTACTACAATACTACCCACAACCACTGGCTGGCTGTCATCGTCTCAATTTTCCCCAAGAGCGCTTTTCCTTAGATTTATGGTTTGGTGATGCACATGATGTTTTTCCTATGATGGAAAAAACACACCCGATTAATGCTTGGTTCTTGGATGGTTTTGCACCCTCTTGTAATCCAGATTTATGGGAAGAGCATATCCTGAGCAATATTGTTCGTTTATCTGATTATGGTACCACCTATGCTTCTTTTAGCGTGGCGGGTGTACTTAAACGTGGGTTACAACAACATGGTATTAATATTTCGCGACCACGTGGTTTTGGTCATAAACGTGAAATGTTAAAAGCGATTTGGCAAGCACCAGACGCTGTACCGAGCTCATATAAAGAAAAATCATGTGATAAGAAATTTAATTCTCAACGGCAAATCGCGATTATTGGCGCAGGAATCGCCGGATTAAGCTGTGCATGGGCTTTGGCCCAACGAGGTCATGAAGTCGTCATATACGACAAACAGGAGCCTTTGGCAGGTGCTTCTGGTAACCCTCTTGCCTTGCTTAATCCAAAATTATGCCCTGCAACTCAATGTGCTGAACACTTAATGACCTTGGCATGGCAATATGCCATACCCTATTACCGCCAATTCAATGCTTTTCGTAAAATTGATATCTCTCAGCTTGCGCTAAAGAATGCTGAAGATTTACTTTGTTTAGCTGAACAATATCCCCAATCCCTGTTACAACGCCAAACAGCAGAACAAAGTACACTTACAACCGCATATCACAGTTTAAAATTGACTGATGCAGGTGTCATCTCTCCACATCAATTTGCACAGCAAGTACTACAACATAGGCAAATTACATATCAACATGCAGAAATTAAGTCAATTAAACAAAAACAACGTGTAGAAGTATGTACCACTCAAGAACAGCACATCGAATATGACCAAGTGATTATTTGTGCCGCCAGACATAGTGTACAACTTTCTCAATATTACCCCGTCTTAAAGCCTATTCGAGGTCAAGTGAGTTGGCTGAATCACTCCCATCAAAGTTTGGATCAGGCTTATAGTTATGGTGGTTATTGTATGCAGCTCAATCCAGAGCAGTTAATCTTAGGGGCTTCATTTTATCCTCATCGTGACGATGAAGCTGTTTTATTAGAAGATCATCAACATAATTTTGCACTATTACATAGTGTCTTTCCACAATATGCCAATACCTTGGCGCCACCAGAAACTTGGCAAGGTCGTGCATCTATCCGCACACAAACACCTGACTATTTTCCATTACTCGGTCAATTACAAGCCGATGAAGAAATTTATACTTTTACCGGTTTAGGATCTAAAGGATTTTTATTTGCACCACTCTGTAGTGAAGTTCTCATGGCACTTATGTTAGGTGAAGTGTGTCCTATTCCAAGATCATTATTACAAAAACTGGCAGCGACACGATTTCAAAAGAAAATAAAAGCTAAAAAACCCTATTATCAACCACCAATCACAACATGA
- a CDS encoding rhodanese-like domain-containing protein, translated as MIRKQEITTFEFPENAVIWDVRDTQAYAEAHLKGAVNQPITTLSAESLAQVSADEPIYILCGGGSKAPRAAELLDGFDNRREYVVLMGGTRAARDAGLPLEQSN; from the coding sequence ATGATCCGTAAACAAGAAATTACTACATTTGAGTTCCCAGAAAATGCGGTTATCTGGGATGTTCGTGATACCCAAGCTTATGCTGAGGCACATTTGAAAGGTGCAGTAAATCAACCGATTACAACTTTATCAGCAGAGAGCCTTGCTCAAGTATCAGCGGATGAGCCAATTTACATTTTATGTGGTGGCGGAAGTAAAGCACCGCGTGCAGCTGAACTATTAGATGGTTTTGATAATCGTCGTGAATATGTTGTGCTGATGGGAGGCACACGTGCCGCTCGTGACGCGGGATTACCCTTAGAGCAAAGTAATTAA
- a CDS encoding YajQ family cyclic di-GMP-binding protein: protein MPSFDIVSELETFEVNHAVQNTQKEIATRFDFRGQDVSIELNEKAKEIKIKTESDFQCDQVYSMLENHFYKRKIDVQALDPQTATASGKNFIQVIKLKDGLDSDTAKKINKAIKESGIKVQSSIQGDKIRVTDKKRDTLQQIMAFLKEEQFGIPLQFNNFKD from the coding sequence ATGCCATCTTTTGATATTGTTTCAGAATTAGAAACTTTTGAAGTAAATCATGCCGTGCAAAACACGCAAAAAGAAATTGCTACACGCTTTGACTTCCGTGGTCAAGATGTCTCCATCGAATTAAATGAAAAAGCCAAGGAAATTAAAATCAAGACTGAAAGTGATTTCCAATGTGATCAAGTTTATAGCATGCTTGAAAATCATTTTTATAAACGTAAAATTGATGTACAAGCACTAGATCCACAAACCGCGACAGCGTCTGGTAAAAATTTTATTCAAGTCATTAAACTCAAAGATGGTCTTGATTCAGATACCGCAAAAAAAATTAACAAGGCCATTAAAGAAAGTGGGATTAAAGTACAATCGTCTATTCAAGGGGATAAAATTCGTGTTACAGATAAAAAACGAGATACGTTACAACAAATTATGGCTTTCTTAAAGGAAGAGCAATTCGGTATTCCTTTACAGTTTAATAATTTTAAAGACTAA
- a CDS encoding DUF4442 domain-containing protein codes for MPHNRLYRLVKISAKLPQPLRQRLWNKAFGHIVPMVGTAKIQYIHMQPNQIIVQLKNHVAVQNHLGQLHACAMALLAETATGFITALNVPDHAIVLIKSMHIDFKRPTSGRMQAIATLSKAQQDLMQNTLKGETVVTVHLTDESPHAPIECQMRWAWISKDQLQKKIPD; via the coding sequence ATGCCACATAATCGCTTATATCGACTGGTCAAGATCAGCGCTAAACTTCCACAACCATTACGCCAACGTTTGTGGAATAAAGCTTTTGGTCATATTGTTCCTATGGTCGGGACAGCTAAAATTCAATATATACACATGCAGCCCAATCAAATCATTGTTCAACTAAAAAATCATGTGGCGGTACAAAATCATCTTGGACAGCTTCATGCTTGCGCGATGGCGCTACTGGCTGAAACTGCAACTGGTTTTATTACAGCACTCAATGTTCCTGATCATGCTATTGTTCTAATTAAAAGTATGCACATTGATTTTAAACGTCCAACATCGGGTAGGATGCAGGCAATTGCCACACTAAGCAAAGCACAACAAGACTTAATGCAAAACACCCTCAAGGGTGAAACCGTTGTCACAGTACATTTAACCGATGAAAGTCCTCATGCTCCCATAGAATGCCAAATGCGATGGGCATGGATCAGTAAAGATCAATTGCAAAAAAAAATCCCAGATTGA
- a CDS encoding acyl-CoA thioesterase produces MSDSYVKPEGILSLQTIAMPADTNWSGDVFGGWIVSQMDLAGAIHAERFSKGRCATISINQMTFLVPVKVGDVITCYTKILKVGNTSIQMQIEVWDSHDSSREAKRVTEGVFTFVAVDVKGGKRQIPEEAKQKFLASQQAA; encoded by the coding sequence GTGTCAGATTCTTATGTAAAACCTGAAGGTATTTTATCTCTTCAAACAATTGCAATGCCAGCAGATACAAACTGGAGCGGTGATGTTTTTGGTGGTTGGATTGTGTCACAAATGGATTTGGCTGGAGCAATTCATGCAGAACGTTTTTCTAAAGGACGTTGTGCAACAATTTCAATTAATCAAATGACATTTTTAGTTCCTGTTAAAGTTGGCGATGTCATTACCTGTTATACCAAAATATTAAAAGTAGGCAATACTTCAATTCAAATGCAAATTGAAGTATGGGATAGTCATGACAGTTCTCGTGAAGCAAAACGTGTTACGGAAGGCGTATTTACTTTTGTGGCTGTAGATGTCAAAGGTGGAAAACGTCAGATCCCAGAAGAAGCTAAACAAAAGTTTTTAGCGTCGCAGCAAGCAGCCTAA
- the trxC gene encoding thioredoxin TrxC — MIIVCPECYAKNRVAEDKLTQNPSCGQCHNALIPLAPIELNEQNFSQFITHSDLPIFIDLWADWCGPCKMMAPHFQQVAQAYPQVVFAKINTEENPRLSAAFHVRSIPTLVLMNKSNEIARISGALRSSELKQWLDQHLNA, encoded by the coding sequence ATGATTATTGTTTGTCCTGAATGCTATGCCAAAAATAGAGTGGCTGAAGATAAATTGACGCAAAATCCAAGCTGTGGTCAATGTCATAATGCTTTAATCCCATTAGCACCGATTGAGCTTAATGAGCAAAATTTTAGTCAATTTATCACACATAGTGATTTACCTATTTTTATTGACTTATGGGCAGATTGGTGTGGACCTTGTAAGATGATGGCGCCACATTTTCAGCAGGTTGCTCAAGCCTATCCTCAGGTTGTGTTTGCAAAGATTAATACGGAGGAAAATCCACGTTTGAGTGCTGCTTTTCATGTTCGTAGCATTCCAACACTGGTTTTAATGAATAAAAGCAATGAAATTGCTAGAATAAGTGGTGCACTACGGTCTAGCGAATTAAAGCAATGGCTAGATCAACATTTAAACGCCTAA
- a CDS encoding beta-lactamase hydrolase domain-containing protein yields MSDQVGFAGQIGPEHISQIVDKGFKSIINNRPDMEGGPDQPTSSQIETAAREAHLDYVYQPVVAGQISEIDVRTFANHFNELPKPVLMFCRTGNRSNNLYQLAKQMDLLDD; encoded by the coding sequence GTGAGCGATCAAGTTGGATTTGCAGGTCAAATTGGACCTGAACATATCTCTCAAATTGTAGACAAAGGCTTTAAGTCTATTATCAATAATCGACCAGATATGGAAGGTGGACCCGATCAACCGACGAGTTCACAAATTGAAACTGCCGCACGTGAGGCACATTTAGACTATGTCTATCAACCTGTTGTCGCAGGTCAAATTAGCGAAATTGATGTACGTACTTTTGCCAATCATTTTAACGAATTACCAAAACCAGTCCTTATGTTCTGTCGTACGGGCAACCGTTCCAACAATCTTTACCAATTGGCAAAGCAAATGGATCTTTTGGATGACTAA
- a CDS encoding beta-lactamase hydrolase domain-containing protein — protein MTKQFVQAVFITAVFLCSSCNILAQDAFTQNLTQNVSIANSMTVDKFTQLMQQGFKSVIVHRPDNEAGNLVSVSQLRDIAEKKRIGVIYQPIEQGQINPKDIAEFAQYFNELPKPILLICRSGTRSALLYKQAKSQGLLHE, from the coding sequence ATGACTAAACAGTTTGTTCAAGCCGTTTTTATTACTGCTGTTTTTCTTTGCTCATCTTGTAATATTTTGGCCCAAGATGCATTCACTCAAAATCTAACCCAAAATGTAAGCATTGCAAACAGCATGACTGTCGATAAGTTTACACAACTCATGCAACAAGGTTTTAAATCTGTCATTGTTCATCGTCCAGACAACGAAGCTGGTAATCTTGTTTCAGTGAGTCAACTTAGAGATATTGCAGAAAAAAAACGGATTGGTGTTATCTATCAACCGATTGAACAGGGTCAAATTAATCCTAAGGATATTGCTGAATTTGCTCAATATTTTAATGAATTACCGAAACCAATTTTACTGATTTGTAGAAGTGGAACACGATCAGCGTTACTTTATAAACAGGCAAAATCACAAGGATTACTCCATGAATAA
- the nadA gene encoding quinolinate synthase NadA, whose amino-acid sequence MNDATNLIANDAKSIVQAHLDRIGEPKAYSLSDAEKKGKFEKIHQELKKRNAVLVAHYYCDPEIQELAEYTGGCVSDSLEMARFGRDHTATTLLVAGVKFMGETAKILSPEKTILMPTLEATCSLDLGCPEHEFAQFCDQHPDHTVVVYANTSAAVKARADWVVTSSCAVEIIEHLDSLGEKIIWAPDQHLGRYIEKKTGAKMLLWDGACIVHEEFRARGIEQMKALYPDAAVLVHPESPESVVDVADAVGSTSQLIQAAKTLPHQRLIVATDRGIFYKMQQAVPDKILIEAPTAGEGATCRSCAHCPWMAMNELDGILEVLQKGHQEIQVERSLAERAKMPLDRMLAFSASLKR is encoded by the coding sequence ATGAATGATGCGACTAACTTAATTGCTAATGATGCAAAATCTATTGTACAGGCGCATTTAGACCGCATAGGTGAGCCAAAAGCCTACTCGTTAAGCGATGCTGAAAAAAAGGGAAAATTTGAAAAAATTCATCAAGAATTAAAAAAGCGTAATGCTGTATTAGTTGCACATTATTATTGTGATCCTGAGATTCAGGAATTGGCTGAATATACCGGTGGTTGTGTTTCTGATTCTTTAGAAATGGCAAGATTTGGTCGAGATCATACAGCAACAACACTACTGGTTGCTGGTGTAAAATTTATGGGTGAAACGGCAAAAATCCTATCACCAGAAAAAACCATTTTAATGCCAACTTTAGAAGCAACCTGTTCTTTGGATTTAGGTTGTCCAGAACATGAGTTTGCCCAGTTCTGTGATCAGCATCCTGACCATACCGTTGTGGTCTATGCCAATACCTCAGCGGCAGTCAAAGCCCGTGCAGACTGGGTGGTAACTTCGAGCTGTGCGGTTGAAATTATTGAACATCTAGATAGTCTTGGTGAAAAAATTATTTGGGCACCAGACCAGCATCTCGGTCGTTATATTGAAAAGAAAACAGGGGCTAAAATGTTGCTCTGGGATGGTGCTTGTATTGTACATGAAGAATTTCGTGCACGTGGTATTGAGCAGATGAAAGCTTTATATCCAGATGCAGCAGTATTGGTTCATCCAGAATCACCAGAATCTGTGGTGGATGTTGCAGATGCAGTTGGCAGTACATCACAGTTGATTCAAGCAGCGAAGACATTACCTCATCAACGCCTAATTGTGGCAACAGATCGTGGTATTTTCTACAAAATGCAACAAGCAGTTCCTGATAAAATTTTAATTGAAGCACCGACAGCAGGTGAAGGTGCAACATGTCGATCTTGTGCACATTGTCCATGGATGGCGATGAATGAATTGGATGGTATACTTGAGGTATTACAAAAAGGCCATCAAGAGATACAGGTCGAGAGATCTTTGGCTGAGCGTGCTAAAATGCCTTTAGATCGAATGTTAGCTTTTAGTGCTTCATTAAAACGCTAA
- the argJ gene encoding bifunctional glutamate N-acetyltransferase/amino-acid acetyltransferase ArgJ has product MAVGDVSMPHMYVVKGVRIGTAEAYVRYQNRRDLVIFEFSKGTRVAGVFTQNAFCAAPVHVSKAHLATINPRYLVINTGNANAGTGKTGLKNAEITCAQLAERAGVMAEEVLPFSTGVIGEQLPIERLVNGLQPALDTLNENAWLDAATGIMTTDTAPKGASEQFILDGITYSMTGISKGAGMIRPNMATMLGYVATDVPISQTLVQTLLKEAVNVSFNRITVDGDTSTNDSCIFAATGQAGGTEISSVDDARYTVVLEVLKRIMTRLAHLIIRDGEGATKFITVAVEGGANTQECCDIAYSIAHSPLVKTAIFASDPNWGRILAAIGYAGVQNLDVEKIQVWLDDVQICKDGGAAEDYTEAEGARVMSQSEMTIRVDLGRGQSKDTVYTCDLSYDYVKINADYRS; this is encoded by the coding sequence ATGGCAGTTGGTGACGTGTCTATGCCACACATGTATGTGGTGAAAGGTGTAAGAATTGGTACAGCTGAAGCCTATGTGCGATATCAGAACCGTCGTGACCTTGTTATTTTTGAATTTTCAAAGGGAACGCGTGTTGCTGGTGTTTTTACTCAAAATGCATTTTGTGCTGCACCAGTACATGTGTCTAAAGCACATTTGGCTACGATTAACCCGCGCTACTTGGTGATTAATACCGGAAATGCTAATGCTGGTACAGGTAAAACAGGTTTAAAAAATGCAGAAATAACCTGTGCACAGTTGGCTGAACGAGCAGGCGTAATGGCTGAAGAGGTTTTACCATTTTCTACTGGCGTTATTGGTGAGCAATTGCCGATTGAACGATTAGTCAATGGTTTACAGCCAGCATTGGATACATTAAATGAAAATGCTTGGTTAGATGCTGCAACGGGTATTATGACTACGGATACAGCACCTAAAGGGGCATCAGAACAGTTTATTCTCGATGGCATTACCTATAGCATGACGGGGATCTCTAAAGGGGCAGGGATGATTCGCCCTAATATGGCGACGATGTTAGGTTATGTCGCAACGGATGTCCCGATTAGCCAAACATTGGTACAGACATTATTAAAAGAAGCGGTAAATGTATCATTTAACCGAATTACTGTAGATGGTGATACCTCGACCAATGATTCATGTATCTTTGCTGCAACGGGTCAGGCAGGTGGTACTGAGATTAGTTCGGTAGATGATGCACGTTATACAGTCGTATTAGAGGTGTTAAAACGTATTATGACGCGTTTGGCACATTTAATTATTCGTGATGGTGAAGGTGCAACTAAATTTATTACTGTGGCGGTAGAAGGTGGAGCAAATACACAAGAATGTTGTGATATTGCTTACAGCATTGCCCATTCACCTTTGGTTAAAACGGCAATTTTTGCTTCGGATCCAAACTGGGGCCGTATTTTGGCTGCCATTGGTTATGCGGGTGTACAGAATTTAGACGTTGAAAAAATTCAAGTTTGGTTGGATGATGTACAAATCTGTAAAGATGGTGGTGCTGCTGAAGATTATACTGAGGCCGAGGGTGCACGTGTGATGTCACAGTCAGAAATGACTATTCGTGTGGATTTGGGGCGTGGTCAATCAAAAGATACGGTTTATACCTGTGATTTGTCTTATGATTATGTCAAGATTAACGCAGATTATCGATCTTAA
- the secA gene encoding preprotein translocase subunit SecA: protein MLASLIGGIFGTKNERELKRMRKIVEKINALEPTISALSDADLSAKTEEFKQRYKNGESLDKLMPEAFAVCREAAKRIMGMRHYDVQLIGGITLHEGKIAEMRTGEGKTLMGTLACYLNAISGQGVHVITVNDYLAQRDAELNRPLFEFLGLSIGIIYSMQDPMEKSLAYQADITYGTNNEFGFDYLRDNMVFSLAEKKQRGLIYAIIDEVDSILIDEARTPLIISGQSEDSSQLYAAINSIPPKLHPQKEEKVVDGGHFWIDEKQRSVEMTEIGYETVESELISMGLLAEGESLYSAANLNLVHHVSAAIRAHFLYQRNVHYIIHDGEVIIVDENTGRTMPGRRWSEGLHQAVEAKEGLQIQPENQTLATTTFQNYFRLYKKLSGMTGTADTEAAEMKEIYGLDVVLIPTHRPMIRDDQNDLIYLNRNGKYTAIIQEIKRIQEAGVAPILIGTATIEASEILSDHLRNAGIQHEVLNAKQHEREADIIAQAGAPKAVTIATNMAGRGTDILLGGNWKALLAKIEQPTAEDEQRLKDEWQHNHDAVLASGGLHIIGSERHESRRIDNQLRGRAGRQGDPGVSRFYLSLEDDLMRIFAGDRIVAMMRAMGLKEDEAIEHKMVSRSIENAQRKVEARNFDIRKNLLKYDDVNNEQRKIIYSQRDDVLAEESLQDYIEEMHREVAKGLIANYVPPESIHDQWDIAGLEVALREDLAVDLPVSQWLEEDRRLDEEALVERIADEIVQRYRERRSNMGDESAAMLERHFMLNSLDRHWKDHLAAMDYLRQGIHLRGYAQKNPEQEYKKEAFNLFVNMLGAIKADVVSDLSRVHIPTPEELARLEAQQQAQAEAMQLNLSHHDGDENLVDGEWVEQQGTLNDQQAIIPPTSRNAACPCGSGLKYKQCHGKI from the coding sequence ATGTTGGCAAGTCTGATCGGAGGAATCTTCGGTACTAAAAATGAGCGCGAACTCAAACGTATGCGTAAAATCGTTGAAAAGATTAATGCGCTCGAGCCGACGATATCTGCCTTAAGCGATGCAGACTTATCTGCGAAAACCGAAGAATTTAAACAACGTTATAAGAATGGTGAAAGTCTAGACAAATTAATGCCAGAGGCATTTGCTGTTTGTCGTGAAGCAGCAAAGCGTATTATGGGTATGCGCCATTATGATGTGCAGCTTATTGGTGGTATTACACTTCATGAAGGTAAAATTGCTGAAATGCGTACCGGTGAAGGTAAAACATTAATGGGAACCCTTGCCTGTTATTTGAATGCAATAAGTGGTCAAGGCGTTCATGTGATTACCGTGAATGATTACTTGGCACAACGTGATGCTGAACTCAATCGACCATTATTTGAGTTTTTAGGATTAAGCATTGGAATTATCTATTCGATGCAAGATCCAATGGAAAAATCTTTGGCTTATCAGGCTGATATTACCTATGGAACCAATAACGAGTTTGGTTTCGATTATCTGCGTGACAACATGGTATTTTCTCTGGCAGAGAAAAAACAACGTGGTCTGATTTATGCCATTATTGATGAAGTTGACTCGATTTTAATTGATGAAGCACGAACACCATTAATTATTTCTGGACAAAGCGAAGACTCTTCGCAACTCTATGCTGCAATTAACTCTATTCCACCAAAGCTTCATCCACAAAAAGAAGAAAAAGTTGTAGATGGTGGCCATTTCTGGATCGATGAAAAACAACGTTCTGTGGAAATGACGGAAATTGGTTATGAAACAGTTGAATCTGAGTTAATTAGTATGGGCTTGCTTGCAGAAGGAGAGAGTTTGTATTCTGCAGCAAATTTAAATTTAGTTCATCATGTCAGTGCAGCGATTCGAGCACATTTTCTGTATCAACGTAATGTCCATTATATTATTCATGATGGTGAAGTGATTATTGTTGATGAAAATACTGGTCGTACCATGCCAGGCCGTCGTTGGTCTGAAGGCTTACATCAAGCGGTAGAAGCAAAAGAAGGTCTGCAAATTCAGCCAGAAAACCAAACGCTGGCCACTACAACATTCCAAAATTACTTCCGTCTATATAAAAAACTTTCTGGTATGACAGGGACCGCAGATACCGAAGCTGCAGAAATGAAAGAAATTTATGGTTTGGATGTGGTACTCATTCCAACCCATCGTCCTATGATTCGTGATGACCAAAATGATTTAATTTACTTAAATCGTAATGGTAAATATACCGCGATTATCCAAGAAATTAAACGGATCCAAGAAGCAGGTGTAGCACCTATCTTGATTGGTACGGCAACGATTGAAGCTTCTGAAATTCTGTCTGATCATTTGCGTAATGCAGGCATTCAACATGAAGTACTGAATGCCAAACAGCATGAACGCGAAGCAGATATTATTGCACAGGCCGGTGCACCTAAAGCTGTGACAATTGCCACCAATATGGCAGGTCGTGGTACAGATATTCTATTGGGTGGTAACTGGAAAGCATTACTGGCAAAAATTGAGCAACCAACAGCAGAGGATGAGCAGCGGCTTAAAGATGAATGGCAACATAATCATGATGCAGTTTTAGCATCAGGTGGTTTACATATCATTGGTTCAGAACGACATGAATCTCGTCGAATCGATAATCAGTTACGTGGTCGTGCAGGTCGTCAAGGTGATCCTGGTGTATCGCGTTTCTACTTGTCACTTGAAGATGATTTAATGCGTATCTTTGCTGGTGATCGAATTGTAGCCATGATGCGTGCTATGGGTTTGAAAGAAGATGAAGCTATTGAACATAAAATGGTTTCTCGTTCGATTGAAAATGCACAGCGAAAAGTAGAAGCACGTAACTTTGATATCCGGAAAAACTTATTAAAGTATGACGATGTCAATAATGAACAGCGTAAAATTATTTATTCGCAACGCGATGATGTTTTGGCTGAAGAAAGCTTACAAGATTATATTGAAGAAATGCATCGAGAAGTTGCAAAAGGTTTAATTGCAAATTATGTACCACCTGAGTCGATACATGATCAATGGGATATTGCGGGTCTAGAAGTTGCATTACGTGAAGATCTTGCTGTTGATCTACCTGTGAGCCAATGGCTTGAAGAAGATCGTCGTTTAGATGAAGAGGCATTGGTTGAACGTATTGCGGATGAAATCGTACAGCGTTACCGTGAGCGCCGTAGTAATATGGGAGATGAGTCTGCAGCGATGCTTGAGCGTCATTTTATGCTCAATTCGTTGGATCGTCACTGGAAAGACCATTTGGCCGCTATGGACTACTTACGTCAAGGAATTCACTTACGTGGTTATGCACAAAAGAATCCAGAGCAAGAGTATAAAAAAGAAGCTTTTAACCTGTTTGTAAATATGTTAGGTGCAATTAAGGCAGATGTGGTGAGTGATTTATCACGTGTGCATATTCCAACACCAGAAGAGTTAGCACGCTTAGAGGCACAGCAACAAGCTCAGGCAGAAGCGATGCAGTTAAATTTATCTCATCATGATGGTGATGAAAATTTAGTCGATGGTGAGTGGGTTGAGCAGCAAGGTACACTTAATGATCAACAGGCAATTATACCACCAACGAGTCGTAATGCAGCCTGCCCTTGTGGATCTGGTTTAAAATACAAACAATGTCATGGTAAAATTTAA
- a CDS encoding dual specificity protein phosphatase family protein, with the protein MIKLFYITLLSIISYINLNSSLYAATDIATERPAHWATLISSQHNFYQISPFLFRSEQPAQNLIPLLQYYQINTVINLRSSDKKDQQAFKNTSVELVHIPIHTWAISKQDLLQIMQVIQTAKQQQKNVLIHCYHGSDRTGASIAMYRIIFEHWSIEDALNEMQNGGYGFHPIWFNIKKLFTPENIQWIQQQLQHPV; encoded by the coding sequence ATGATAAAATTATTTTATATTACTTTATTAAGTATTATCAGCTACATCAATCTTAACTCTTCCTTATATGCAGCTACCGATATAGCCACAGAACGGCCAGCACATTGGGCCACTTTGATTTCCTCGCAACATAACTTTTATCAAATTAGTCCTTTTTTATTTCGCAGTGAACAACCTGCTCAAAATTTGATTCCATTACTGCAATATTATCAAATTAATACCGTGATTAATCTAAGAAGTTCAGATAAGAAGGATCAACAAGCATTTAAAAATACATCCGTCGAATTAGTCCATATCCCCATTCATACTTGGGCGATTTCAAAACAAGATCTACTTCAAATCATGCAAGTCATTCAAACGGCAAAACAACAGCAAAAAAATGTGTTAATTCATTGTTATCATGGTTCTGATCGTACAGGAGCAAGTATTGCCATGTATCGAATTATTTTTGAGCATTGGTCAATTGAAGATGCGCTTAATGAAATGCAAAATGGGGGATACGGTTTTCATCCGATTTGGTTCAATATTAAAAAATTATTTACACCTGAAAATATACAATGGATTCAACAACAACTGCAGCATCCAGTATAA